In Quercus robur chromosome 10, dhQueRobu3.1, whole genome shotgun sequence, a genomic segment contains:
- the LOC126704425 gene encoding uncharacterized protein LOC126704425: MVVVKTKLREVFDVGIEAVDDEEEVDTYMENVPYNVITDDTCDDANDNHAWARVNEEGTIYDTSLISEDELLEQDFIDDEELSDDVYQSNDDESNDDGSNDDESSDDDFSDFDT, translated from the exons ATGGTGGTGGTCAAAACAAAACTTAGGGAGGTGTTTGATGTTGGTATTGAAGCagtagatgatgaagaagaagtgGATACATATATGGAGAATGTCCCTTATAATGTAATTACTGATGATACATGTGATGATGCAAATGACAACCATGCTTGGGCTCGAGTTAATGAAGAAGGAACCATTTATGATACATCATTGATTAGTGAGGATGAATTGCTTGAACAAGACTTTATCGATGATGAAGAGCTTAGTGATGATGTTTATCAGTCTAATGATGATGAGTCCAATGATGATGGGTCCAATGATGATGAGTCTAGTGATGATGACTTTAGTG ACTTTGACACTTGA